In Solanum stenotomum isolate F172 unplaced genomic scaffold, ASM1918654v1 scaffold6733, whole genome shotgun sequence, a single genomic region encodes these proteins:
- the LOC125852912 gene encoding putative GTP diphosphokinase RSH1, chloroplastic isoform X2, whose amino-acid sequence MTSATSMSVSIECVNICKSWKGDVSGRLECSVLSCAWKAPRALTGLLASTAHPSQCSSTPFGRYGRRDRLRRCRCYTSDMDERYPVEILRGVPSSMLLLSTSSKWRLCCSLSFYSESYVEISPESLWEDLKPTISYLSCKELELVHKALNLAFEAHDGQKRRSGEPFIIHPVAVAHILGQLELDWESVAAGLLHDTVEDTDVVTFERIEKEFGATVRRIVEGETKVSKLGKIKCKDDCHVQDVKADDLRQMFLSMTEEVRVIIVKLADRLHNMRTLSHMPPHKQSGIATETLQVFAPLAKLLGIYQIKSELENLAFMYTNAQDYARVQRRIAELYKEHEKELEEAKRILMKKIEEDQFLELVTVKTEIQSICKEPYSIYKAVLKSKSSINEVNQIAQLRIIIKPKPCVGVRPLCSAQQICYHLLGLVHGIWTPIPRAMKDYIATPKPNGYQSLHTTVIPFLYESMFRLEVQIRTEEMDLIVERGIAAHYSGKGFVNGLVGHVITNDKNSGGKIVCLNNANIALRIGWLNAIREWQEEFVGNMSSREFVDTITRDLLGSRVFVFTRGGEIKHLPKGATVIDYAYMIHTEIGNKMVAAKVNGNLVKPMHVLANAEVVEIITYNGLSSKSAFQRHKQWLQHAKTRCARHKIMKFLREQAALSASEITVDSVKEFAAESEGDSTVEELAERSKGTKHSWEKILKNVMDVSSARMSSEDIFQLHSGSIQIPKVNGKHNKCMQHTILKATGDTLSQGYGVGEMILANIPRYRDVLPGLDGWLASKVATWQNLEGHSVQWFCVVSIDRKGMMADITSALAAIGVIIYSCAAETDRGKGIGVVLFHIEANLESLVGASSRIDMILGVLGWSTGCSWSENKQFLEC is encoded by the exons ATGACTTCTGCTACTTCAATGTCAG TTTCTATCGAATGTGTGAATATATGTAAGTCTTGGAAAGGAGATGTGAGTGGAAGACTCGAATGTAGTGTGTTATCTTGTGCCTGGAAGGCGCCAAGGGCCTTGACTGGGTTACTTGCCAGCACAGCTCATCCTTCTCAGTGTTCCTCTACTCCTTTTGGGCGATATGGAAGAAGAGATCGTCTCCGCCGATGT AGATGTTATACTTCTGATATGGATGAACGCTACCCTGTTGAAATTCTGCGAGGAGTCCCTAGCTCAATGCTTCTACTATCTACTTCTAGCAAATGGAGATTGTGTTGCTCTTTATCATTTTATTCAGAGTCGTATGTAGAGATATCTCCTGAAAGTTTGTGGGAG GATCTTAAACCTACTATTTCATATCTTTCTTGCAAGGAATTGGAATTGGTTCATAAGGCTTTGAAT CTTGCTTTTGAGGCACATGATGGTCAAAAGCGTCGTAGTGGAGAGCCCTTCATTATTCACCCAGTTGCAGTTGCACATATCCTTGGACAGCTT gAATTGGATTGGGAGTCGGTTGCTGCTGGGTTATTACATGATACCGTAGAAGACACAGATGTAGTTACTTTTGAAAGAATAGAGAAGGAATTTGGTGCAACAGTTCGCCGTATTGTTGAAGGGGAGACTAAG GTATCCAAGCTGGGAAAGATCAAGTGCAAGGATGATTGCCATGTACAGGATGTCAAAGCTGATGACCTTAGGCAGATGTTTCTTTCCATGACAGAGGAG GTCCGTGTTATAATTGTCAAATTAGCTGATAGATTACATAACATGCGCACTCTTTCACATATGCCTCCACACAAGCAG TCTGGAATCGCAACAGAGACACTGCAGGTTTTTGCTCCTTTGGCAAAACTTCTCGGAATATACCAAATCAAG TCAGAGCTTGAAAACTTAGCATTTATGTATACAAATGCTCAAGACTATGCCAGGGTGCAGCGTAGAATTGCAGAACTTTATAAAGAACATGAAAAGGAACTCGAAGAG GCAAAAAGAATATTGATGAAGAAAATAGAGGAGGACCAATTCCTAGAACTTGTGACTGTGAAGACGGAAATTCAATCAATATGCAAGGAACCTTACAG CATCTACAAAGCAGTACTCAAATCTAAAAGTTCAATAAACGAAGTAAACCAAATTGCACAG CTTCGAATTATTATAAAACCAAAGCCTTGTGTTGGAGTTAGGCCCCTTTGCAGTGCACAGCAG ATATGCTATCATCTGCTTGGACTAGTACATGGAATCTGGACACCTATCCCTCGTGCT ATGAAAGACTACATTGCCACCCCAAAGCCTAATGGCTATCAAAGTCTTCATACAACAGTGATTCCATTTCTTTATGAGAGCATGTTTCGTTTGGAGGTTCAG ATAAGAACTGAAGAGATGGACCTCATAGTTGAGAGAGGCATTGCTGCACACTACAGTGGGAAAGGTTTTGTAAATGGTTTAGTTGGGCATGTTATAACCAATGATAAAAATTCTGGAGGGAAAATAGTCTGCCTTAACAATGCCAATATTGCTCTCAGG ATTGGCTGGCTGAATGCAATTAGGGAGTGGCAAGAAGAGTTCGTTGGAAACATGAGTTCTAGGGAATTTGTGGACACTATTACCAGAGATCTGTTGGGCAGTCGTGTCTTTGTGTTTACACGTGGAGGAGAG ATAAAACATCTCCCAAAGGGGGCTACTGTCATTGATTACGCGTATATGATACACACTGAAATTGGCAATAAAATGGTGGCTGCTAAG GTGAATGGTAATCTTGTCAAGCCAATGCATGTACTTGCAAATGCAGAAGTTGTAGAGATTATCACTTACAAT GGTCTGTCTAGCAAGTCTGCTTTCCAGAGACATAAACAGTGGCTTCAACATGCAAAAACTCGTTGCGCCCGGCACAAAATTATGAAA tttttgagAGAGCAAGCTGCACTATCTGCATCTGAAATAACTGTGGATTCAGTTAAGGAATTTGCTGCTGAGTCTGAAGGGGACAGCACAGTGGAAGAATTAGCAGAGCGCTCTAAGGGAACCAAACATTCGTGGGAGAAAATCCTCAAAAATGTTATGGATGTATCATCTGCAAGGATGAGTAGTGAAGATATTTTCCAACTCCATAGTGGTAGTATTCAAATTCCCAAGGTAAATGGAAAACATAATAAGTGCATGCAGCATACGATTTTGAAGGCCACAGGGGACACATTGTCACAAGGATATGGTGTTGGCGAAATGATACTTGCTAACATACCAAGGTACAGGGATGTTCTGCCCGGATTGGACGGCTGGCTGGCTAGCAAAGTTGCAACTTGGCAGAACCTGGAAGGGCACTCTGTCCAGTGGTTTTGTGTTGTCAGCATAGATCGAAAAG GCATGATGGCGGATATTACTTCAGCATTGGCAGCTATAGGCGTCATCATTTATTCTTGTGCG GCTGAGACGGATAGAGGGAAGGGAATCGGTGTCGTGCTATTTCATATTGAAGCCAACCTAGAGAGCTTG GTTGGTGCAAGTTCGAGGATTGACATGATCCTGGGTGTTTTGGGATGGTCCACGGGCTGCAGTTGGTCAGAGAACAAACAGTTTCTAGAATGCTAA
- the LOC125852951 gene encoding PTI1-like tyrosine-protein kinase 1 isoform X3 produces the protein MAKDDLYLSKRVRMRRWFCCTCKVEESDPSHENELHKSPKNNADGYQKGTKASVPAKAEVQKAIPTIEVPALSLDELKEETDNFGSKALIGEGSYGRVYYANLNNGKPVAVKKLDVSSEPETNVDFLSQVSMVSRLKHENLVELLGYCVEGNLRVLAYEFATMGSLHDILHGRKGVQGAQPGPTLDWMQRVKIAVDAARGLEYLHEKVQPPRIHRDIRSSNVLLFEDYKAKIADFNLSNQSPDMAARLHSTRVLGTFGYHAPEYAMTGQLTQKSDVYSFGVVLLELLTGRKPVDHTMPRGQQSLVTWATPRLSEDKVKQCIDPKMKEVPGKGVAKLAAVAALCVQYEAEFRPNMSIVVKALQPLLKAPAPES, from the exons ATGGCTAAAGACGATCTTTATTTGAGTAAGAGAGTAAGGATGAGAAGGTGGTTCTGTTGCACCTGCAAAGTAGAGGAGTCTGATCCATCACATGAAAACGAGCTCCACAAAAGCCCTAAGAACAATGCTGATG GATATCAGAAAGGGACAAAAGCATCAGTTCCTGCCAAGGCTGAAGTGCAAAAAGCAATACCAACTATAGAGGTCCCTGCATTGTCTTTGGATGAattgaaagaggaaactgacaATTTTGGATCAAAAGCATTAATTGGTGAAGGATCTTATGGAAGAGTATACTATGCTAATCTAAACAATGGCAAACCCGTGGCTGTGAAAAAGCTTGATGTTTCATCTGAGCCTGAGACTAATGTTGACTTCCTGAGCCAG GTCTCTATGGTTTCAAGATTGAAGCATGAAAATCTGGTGGAGTTGCTTGGTTACTGTGTGGAAGGGAACCTTCGTGTATTGGCGTATGAGTTCGCAACAATGGGTTCCTTGCATGATATTCTGCATG GCAGGAAAGGAGTACAAGGGGCACAACCTGGACCCACTCTTGATTGGATGCAGCGGGTAAAAATTGCTGTTGATGCTGCAAGGGGCCTTGAGTATTTGCATGAGAAGGTCCAGCCTCCAAGAATACACAGGGATATTAGATCAAGCAATGTCCTTCTCTTTGAAGACTACAAAGCAAAAATTGCTGATTTTAATCTGTCAAATCAGTCTCCTGACATGGCTGCTCGTCTTCATTCTACACGAGTTTTGGGAACATTTGGTTATCATGCACCAGA ATATGCAATGACAGGACAATTGACACAAAAGAGTGATGTGTATAGCTTTGGGGTGgttcttcttgaacttttgacaGGAAGAAAACCTGTAGATCATACAATGCCTCGTGGACAACAGAGCTTGGTTACTTGG GCTACTCCGAGATTAAGTGAAGATAAGGTCAAGCAATGCATCGATCCAAAGATGAAAGAAGTTCCTGGAAAAGGAGTTGCTAAG TTGGCAGCTGTTGCAGCACTGTGCGTACAATATGAGGCTGAGTTCCGTCCTAATATGAGTATTGTTGTCAAAGCTCTTCAACCACTGTTGAAGGCACCTGCTCCTGAGTCATAG
- the LOC125852912 gene encoding putative GTP diphosphokinase RSH1, chloroplastic isoform X1: protein MTSATSMSVSIECVNICKSWKGDVSGRLECSVLSCAWKAPRALTGLLASTAHPSQCSSTPFGRYGRRDRLRRCRCYTSDMDERYPVEILRGVPSSMLLLSTSSKWRLCCSLSFYSESYVEISPESLWEDLKPTISYLSCKELELVHKALNLAFEAHDGQKRRSGEPFIIHPVAVAHILGQLELDWESVAAGLLHDTVEDTDVVTFERIEKEFGATVRRIVEGETKVSKLGKIKCKDDCHVQDVKADDLRQMFLSMTEEVRVIIVKLADRLHNMRTLSHMPPHKQSGIATETLQVFAPLAKLLGIYQIKSELENLAFMYTNAQDYARVQRRIAELYKEHEKELEEAKRILMKKIEEDQFLELVTVKTEIQSICKEPYSIYKAVLKSKSSINEVNQIAQLRIIIKPKPCVGVRPLCSAQQICYHLLGLVHGIWTPIPRAMKDYIATPKPNGYQSLHTTVIPFLYESMFRLEVQIRTEEMDLIVERGIAAHYSGKGFVNGLVGHVITNDKNSGGKIVCLNNANIALRIGWLNAIREWQEEFVGNMSSREFVDTITRDLLGSRVFVFTRGGEIKHLPKGATVIDYAYMIHTEIGNKMVAAKVNGNLVKPMHVLANAEVVEIITYNLFSFLQGLSSKSAFQRHKQWLQHAKTRCARHKIMKFLREQAALSASEITVDSVKEFAAESEGDSTVEELAERSKGTKHSWEKILKNVMDVSSARMSSEDIFQLHSGSIQIPKVNGKHNKCMQHTILKATGDTLSQGYGVGEMILANIPRYRDVLPGLDGWLASKVATWQNLEGHSVQWFCVVSIDRKGMMADITSALAAIGVIIYSCAAETDRGKGIGVVLFHIEANLESLVGASSRIDMILGVLGWSTGCSWSENKQFLEC, encoded by the exons ATGACTTCTGCTACTTCAATGTCAG TTTCTATCGAATGTGTGAATATATGTAAGTCTTGGAAAGGAGATGTGAGTGGAAGACTCGAATGTAGTGTGTTATCTTGTGCCTGGAAGGCGCCAAGGGCCTTGACTGGGTTACTTGCCAGCACAGCTCATCCTTCTCAGTGTTCCTCTACTCCTTTTGGGCGATATGGAAGAAGAGATCGTCTCCGCCGATGT AGATGTTATACTTCTGATATGGATGAACGCTACCCTGTTGAAATTCTGCGAGGAGTCCCTAGCTCAATGCTTCTACTATCTACTTCTAGCAAATGGAGATTGTGTTGCTCTTTATCATTTTATTCAGAGTCGTATGTAGAGATATCTCCTGAAAGTTTGTGGGAG GATCTTAAACCTACTATTTCATATCTTTCTTGCAAGGAATTGGAATTGGTTCATAAGGCTTTGAAT CTTGCTTTTGAGGCACATGATGGTCAAAAGCGTCGTAGTGGAGAGCCCTTCATTATTCACCCAGTTGCAGTTGCACATATCCTTGGACAGCTT gAATTGGATTGGGAGTCGGTTGCTGCTGGGTTATTACATGATACCGTAGAAGACACAGATGTAGTTACTTTTGAAAGAATAGAGAAGGAATTTGGTGCAACAGTTCGCCGTATTGTTGAAGGGGAGACTAAG GTATCCAAGCTGGGAAAGATCAAGTGCAAGGATGATTGCCATGTACAGGATGTCAAAGCTGATGACCTTAGGCAGATGTTTCTTTCCATGACAGAGGAG GTCCGTGTTATAATTGTCAAATTAGCTGATAGATTACATAACATGCGCACTCTTTCACATATGCCTCCACACAAGCAG TCTGGAATCGCAACAGAGACACTGCAGGTTTTTGCTCCTTTGGCAAAACTTCTCGGAATATACCAAATCAAG TCAGAGCTTGAAAACTTAGCATTTATGTATACAAATGCTCAAGACTATGCCAGGGTGCAGCGTAGAATTGCAGAACTTTATAAAGAACATGAAAAGGAACTCGAAGAG GCAAAAAGAATATTGATGAAGAAAATAGAGGAGGACCAATTCCTAGAACTTGTGACTGTGAAGACGGAAATTCAATCAATATGCAAGGAACCTTACAG CATCTACAAAGCAGTACTCAAATCTAAAAGTTCAATAAACGAAGTAAACCAAATTGCACAG CTTCGAATTATTATAAAACCAAAGCCTTGTGTTGGAGTTAGGCCCCTTTGCAGTGCACAGCAG ATATGCTATCATCTGCTTGGACTAGTACATGGAATCTGGACACCTATCCCTCGTGCT ATGAAAGACTACATTGCCACCCCAAAGCCTAATGGCTATCAAAGTCTTCATACAACAGTGATTCCATTTCTTTATGAGAGCATGTTTCGTTTGGAGGTTCAG ATAAGAACTGAAGAGATGGACCTCATAGTTGAGAGAGGCATTGCTGCACACTACAGTGGGAAAGGTTTTGTAAATGGTTTAGTTGGGCATGTTATAACCAATGATAAAAATTCTGGAGGGAAAATAGTCTGCCTTAACAATGCCAATATTGCTCTCAGG ATTGGCTGGCTGAATGCAATTAGGGAGTGGCAAGAAGAGTTCGTTGGAAACATGAGTTCTAGGGAATTTGTGGACACTATTACCAGAGATCTGTTGGGCAGTCGTGTCTTTGTGTTTACACGTGGAGGAGAG ATAAAACATCTCCCAAAGGGGGCTACTGTCATTGATTACGCGTATATGATACACACTGAAATTGGCAATAAAATGGTGGCTGCTAAG GTGAATGGTAATCTTGTCAAGCCAATGCATGTACTTGCAAATGCAGAAGTTGTAGAGATTATCACTTACAAT TTATTTTCCTTCCTTCAGGGTCTGTCTAGCAAGTCTGCTTTCCAGAGACATAAACAGTGGCTTCAACATGCAAAAACTCGTTGCGCCCGGCACAAAATTATGAAA tttttgagAGAGCAAGCTGCACTATCTGCATCTGAAATAACTGTGGATTCAGTTAAGGAATTTGCTGCTGAGTCTGAAGGGGACAGCACAGTGGAAGAATTAGCAGAGCGCTCTAAGGGAACCAAACATTCGTGGGAGAAAATCCTCAAAAATGTTATGGATGTATCATCTGCAAGGATGAGTAGTGAAGATATTTTCCAACTCCATAGTGGTAGTATTCAAATTCCCAAGGTAAATGGAAAACATAATAAGTGCATGCAGCATACGATTTTGAAGGCCACAGGGGACACATTGTCACAAGGATATGGTGTTGGCGAAATGATACTTGCTAACATACCAAGGTACAGGGATGTTCTGCCCGGATTGGACGGCTGGCTGGCTAGCAAAGTTGCAACTTGGCAGAACCTGGAAGGGCACTCTGTCCAGTGGTTTTGTGTTGTCAGCATAGATCGAAAAG GCATGATGGCGGATATTACTTCAGCATTGGCAGCTATAGGCGTCATCATTTATTCTTGTGCG GCTGAGACGGATAGAGGGAAGGGAATCGGTGTCGTGCTATTTCATATTGAAGCCAACCTAGAGAGCTTG GTTGGTGCAAGTTCGAGGATTGACATGATCCTGGGTGTTTTGGGATGGTCCACGGGCTGCAGTTGGTCAGAGAACAAACAGTTTCTAGAATGCTAA
- the LOC125852951 gene encoding PTI1-like tyrosine-protein kinase 1 isoform X2, protein MTHAPPGYFVRLENAMAKDDLYLSKRVRMRRWFCCTCKVEESDPSHENELHKSPKNNADGYQKGTKASVPAKAEVQKAIPTIEVPALSLDELKEETDNFGSKALIGEGSYGRVYYANLNNGKPVAVKKLDVSSEPETNVDFLSQVSMVSRLKHENLVELLGYCVEGNLRVLAYEFATMGSLHDILHGRKGVQGAQPGPTLDWMQRVKIAVDAARGLEYLHEKVQPPRIHRDIRSSNVLLFEDYKAKIADFNLSNQSPDMAARLHSTRVLGTFGYHAPEYAMTGQLTQKSDVYSFGVVLLELLTGRKPVDHTMPRGQQSLVTWATPRLSEDKVKQCIDPKMKEVPGKGVAKLAAVAALCVQYEAEFRPNMSIVVKALQPLLKAPAPES, encoded by the exons ATG ACACATGCACCTCCTGGTTATTTTGTACGCTTGGAGAACGCAATGGCTAAAGACGATCTTTATTTGAGTAAGAGAGTAAGGATGAGAAGGTGGTTCTGTTGCACCTGCAAAGTAGAGGAGTCTGATCCATCACATGAAAACGAGCTCCACAAAAGCCCTAAGAACAATGCTGATG GATATCAGAAAGGGACAAAAGCATCAGTTCCTGCCAAGGCTGAAGTGCAAAAAGCAATACCAACTATAGAGGTCCCTGCATTGTCTTTGGATGAattgaaagaggaaactgacaATTTTGGATCAAAAGCATTAATTGGTGAAGGATCTTATGGAAGAGTATACTATGCTAATCTAAACAATGGCAAACCCGTGGCTGTGAAAAAGCTTGATGTTTCATCTGAGCCTGAGACTAATGTTGACTTCCTGAGCCAG GTCTCTATGGTTTCAAGATTGAAGCATGAAAATCTGGTGGAGTTGCTTGGTTACTGTGTGGAAGGGAACCTTCGTGTATTGGCGTATGAGTTCGCAACAATGGGTTCCTTGCATGATATTCTGCATG GCAGGAAAGGAGTACAAGGGGCACAACCTGGACCCACTCTTGATTGGATGCAGCGGGTAAAAATTGCTGTTGATGCTGCAAGGGGCCTTGAGTATTTGCATGAGAAGGTCCAGCCTCCAAGAATACACAGGGATATTAGATCAAGCAATGTCCTTCTCTTTGAAGACTACAAAGCAAAAATTGCTGATTTTAATCTGTCAAATCAGTCTCCTGACATGGCTGCTCGTCTTCATTCTACACGAGTTTTGGGAACATTTGGTTATCATGCACCAGA ATATGCAATGACAGGACAATTGACACAAAAGAGTGATGTGTATAGCTTTGGGGTGgttcttcttgaacttttgacaGGAAGAAAACCTGTAGATCATACAATGCCTCGTGGACAACAGAGCTTGGTTACTTGG GCTACTCCGAGATTAAGTGAAGATAAGGTCAAGCAATGCATCGATCCAAAGATGAAAGAAGTTCCTGGAAAAGGAGTTGCTAAG TTGGCAGCTGTTGCAGCACTGTGCGTACAATATGAGGCTGAGTTCCGTCCTAATATGAGTATTGTTGTCAAAGCTCTTCAACCACTGTTGAAGGCACCTGCTCCTGAGTCATAG
- the LOC125852951 gene encoding PTI1-like tyrosine-protein kinase 1 isoform X1, with translation MAMDDNFHKQGLGTHAPPGYFVRLENAMAKDDLYLSKRVRMRRWFCCTCKVEESDPSHENELHKSPKNNADGYQKGTKASVPAKAEVQKAIPTIEVPALSLDELKEETDNFGSKALIGEGSYGRVYYANLNNGKPVAVKKLDVSSEPETNVDFLSQVSMVSRLKHENLVELLGYCVEGNLRVLAYEFATMGSLHDILHGRKGVQGAQPGPTLDWMQRVKIAVDAARGLEYLHEKVQPPRIHRDIRSSNVLLFEDYKAKIADFNLSNQSPDMAARLHSTRVLGTFGYHAPEYAMTGQLTQKSDVYSFGVVLLELLTGRKPVDHTMPRGQQSLVTWATPRLSEDKVKQCIDPKMKEVPGKGVAKLAAVAALCVQYEAEFRPNMSIVVKALQPLLKAPAPES, from the exons aTGGCTATGGATGACAATTTTCATAAGCAAGGATTAGGG ACACATGCACCTCCTGGTTATTTTGTACGCTTGGAGAACGCAATGGCTAAAGACGATCTTTATTTGAGTAAGAGAGTAAGGATGAGAAGGTGGTTCTGTTGCACCTGCAAAGTAGAGGAGTCTGATCCATCACATGAAAACGAGCTCCACAAAAGCCCTAAGAACAATGCTGATG GATATCAGAAAGGGACAAAAGCATCAGTTCCTGCCAAGGCTGAAGTGCAAAAAGCAATACCAACTATAGAGGTCCCTGCATTGTCTTTGGATGAattgaaagaggaaactgacaATTTTGGATCAAAAGCATTAATTGGTGAAGGATCTTATGGAAGAGTATACTATGCTAATCTAAACAATGGCAAACCCGTGGCTGTGAAAAAGCTTGATGTTTCATCTGAGCCTGAGACTAATGTTGACTTCCTGAGCCAG GTCTCTATGGTTTCAAGATTGAAGCATGAAAATCTGGTGGAGTTGCTTGGTTACTGTGTGGAAGGGAACCTTCGTGTATTGGCGTATGAGTTCGCAACAATGGGTTCCTTGCATGATATTCTGCATG GCAGGAAAGGAGTACAAGGGGCACAACCTGGACCCACTCTTGATTGGATGCAGCGGGTAAAAATTGCTGTTGATGCTGCAAGGGGCCTTGAGTATTTGCATGAGAAGGTCCAGCCTCCAAGAATACACAGGGATATTAGATCAAGCAATGTCCTTCTCTTTGAAGACTACAAAGCAAAAATTGCTGATTTTAATCTGTCAAATCAGTCTCCTGACATGGCTGCTCGTCTTCATTCTACACGAGTTTTGGGAACATTTGGTTATCATGCACCAGA ATATGCAATGACAGGACAATTGACACAAAAGAGTGATGTGTATAGCTTTGGGGTGgttcttcttgaacttttgacaGGAAGAAAACCTGTAGATCATACAATGCCTCGTGGACAACAGAGCTTGGTTACTTGG GCTACTCCGAGATTAAGTGAAGATAAGGTCAAGCAATGCATCGATCCAAAGATGAAAGAAGTTCCTGGAAAAGGAGTTGCTAAG TTGGCAGCTGTTGCAGCACTGTGCGTACAATATGAGGCTGAGTTCCGTCCTAATATGAGTATTGTTGTCAAAGCTCTTCAACCACTGTTGAAGGCACCTGCTCCTGAGTCATAG